One stretch of bacterium DNA includes these proteins:
- a CDS encoding site-2 protease family protein, with amino-acid sequence MSQFVAFVLGALLLVPALLVAIPVHEMGHAAAAYLLGDRSVRYFGYFSLSPRRFLDPLGVIAVFLALVGWGRRVPVQPNRIRTPGQHVIHELGGPAANLLVAVVLGFAWRALSRMGMESSYDLSPGIIGAALYVIVFLNLSIFAFQLLPIPGLDGWNVVESLFRNRNPRFFFQVSTRRREVWIGLVVVLLLFQMFQGANLLALVMSPFYTPASLISLGGCSGYAIPGFIGLFPCLL; translated from the coding sequence GTGAGCCAATTCGTCGCGTTCGTCCTGGGGGCCCTGCTCCTGGTACCCGCGCTCCTGGTCGCCATCCCGGTGCACGAGATGGGACATGCCGCGGCGGCGTACCTCCTGGGCGACCGGTCGGTGCGCTACTTCGGCTACTTCTCATTGAGCCCGCGCCGGTTTCTCGACCCGCTGGGCGTGATCGCGGTGTTCCTCGCGCTGGTCGGTTGGGGCCGGCGCGTCCCCGTGCAGCCCAACCGGATCCGCACCCCCGGCCAGCACGTGATCCACGAGCTGGGCGGCCCGGCGGCCAACCTGCTCGTCGCCGTCGTCCTCGGCTTTGCTTGGCGAGCGCTCAGCCGAATGGGCATGGAGTCGTCGTACGACCTATCGCCCGGAATCATCGGCGCCGCGCTCTACGTGATCGTCTTCCTGAACCTTTCGATCTTCGCCTTCCAGCTCCTGCCCATCCCCGGACTGGACGGTTGGAACGTTGTCGAAAGCCTGTTTCGCAACCGTAACCCGCGCTTCTTCTTCCAGGTTTCGACGCGGAGGCGGGAGGTCTGGATCGGGCTCGTGGTGGTGCTCTTGCTGTTCCAGATGTTCCAGGGCGCCAACCTGCTGGCCCTCGTGATGTCGCCCTTCTACACGCCGGCGAGCCTAATCTCATTGGGCGGATGCAGCGGCTACGCCATACCCGGGTTCATCGGACTGTTTCCCTGCCTGCTGTAG
- a CDS encoding L-seryl-tRNA(Sec) selenium transferase, whose amino-acid sequence MQRLRHTRVHRTVSLPAVGTLVNEPAYAGLVTEFGRARVVDAIREQIAAEREGGAADAGERLLRVVERLRSDIAPRLRHVINASGVILHTNLGRAPLSPAAVAALTLAAGYTNLELDIDTGRRGERAALLSGVLTALFGCEAALVVNNNAAAILLALTALCKGKEVIVSRGQLVEIGGSFRMPDVMRLSGARMVEVGTTNRTRSADYEAAIGPRTAALLRVHTSNFRVTGFTESASLAELAKVAHAHDLVLIDDLGSGASEAIGDEPTVFESLRYCDVVTFSGDKLLGGPQAGVVLGRGDAGVAAVRRMSKHPLARAVRIDKLTLAALEATLRQRRTGHLDEIPVERMLGVAVQEVRRRAALWSVKLIERGVRTTLVEAESAVGGGSLPGHGLPTVLVALDGPASRLSAALRRGEPPVIARIEKDACCIDPRTVLRGEDEALIDAVEAAVGSLGR is encoded by the coding sequence ATGCAGCGGCTACGCCATACCCGGGTTCATCGGACTGTTTCCCTGCCTGCTGTAGGGACGCTGGTCAACGAGCCGGCCTACGCCGGGCTGGTCACCGAGTTCGGCCGGGCGCGCGTCGTCGATGCGATCCGAGAGCAGATCGCCGCCGAGCGTGAAGGCGGCGCGGCGGACGCCGGCGAGCGCCTGCTGCGGGTGGTCGAGCGGCTGCGCTCCGACATCGCGCCCAGGCTGCGGCACGTGATCAACGCCAGCGGCGTGATCCTGCACACCAACCTCGGGCGAGCGCCGCTCTCACCCGCCGCGGTTGCAGCCCTGACCCTGGCGGCCGGCTACACCAATCTCGAGCTGGACATCGACACCGGTCGTCGCGGCGAGCGCGCCGCGCTGCTGTCCGGGGTGCTCACGGCGCTGTTCGGCTGCGAGGCGGCGCTGGTCGTCAACAACAACGCCGCCGCCATCCTGCTCGCGCTGACCGCGCTCTGCAAGGGCAAGGAGGTGATCGTCTCCCGCGGCCAGCTCGTGGAGATCGGCGGTTCGTTCCGCATGCCGGACGTGATGCGGCTGTCGGGTGCACGGATGGTCGAGGTGGGGACCACCAATCGCACGCGGTCTGCCGACTACGAGGCCGCCATCGGTCCGCGGACCGCGGCGCTCCTGCGGGTGCACACGTCCAATTTCCGAGTCACCGGATTCACCGAGTCCGCGTCGCTCGCGGAGCTGGCGAAAGTCGCCCACGCTCACGACCTCGTGCTCATCGACGACCTGGGCAGCGGAGCGTCTGAGGCGATCGGGGATGAGCCCACCGTCTTTGAATCCCTGAGGTATTGCGATGTGGTCACCTTCTCGGGCGACAAGCTGCTCGGTGGGCCGCAGGCCGGTGTCGTGCTGGGTCGCGGCGATGCCGGGGTGGCAGCCGTCCGCAGGATGTCGAAGCATCCGCTCGCCCGCGCCGTGCGCATCGACAAGCTGACGCTCGCCGCGCTGGAGGCCACCCTCAGGCAGAGGCGGACCGGGCACCTGGACGAGATCCCGGTCGAAAGGATGCTTGGCGTCGCGGTCCAGGAGGTGCGCCGCCGAGCGGCCCTGTGGTCCGTCAAGCTCATCGAGCGGGGGGTCCGCACGACGCTGGTTGAAGCCGAGTCCGCGGTCGGCGGCGGCTCGCTGCCCGGACACGGGCTGCCGACGGTGCTGGTCGCGCTCGACGGCCCGGCCTCACGCCTGTCGGCCGCCCTGCGGCGCGGTGAACCGCCGGTAATCGCACGCATTGAAAAGGACGCTTGTTGCATCGACCCGCGCACGGTGTTGAGGGGCGAGGACGAGGCCTTGATCGATGCCGTGGAGGCGGCGGTCGGGAGCCTGGGCCGGTGA
- the selB gene encoding selenocysteine-specific translation elongation factor: MTAGWVPSPEPSPFQREGGYVVGTAGHIDHGKSTLITALTGIDPDRLAEEKRRGMTIDLGFAHMRLPSGREVGIVDVPGHARFIHNMLAGTHGLDAVLLVVAADEGVMPQTREHVEIVDLLEVRRGLVVLSKVDLVDSAWLDLVTSDVVEALKETSLAGAPVLPVSAVSGHGLSELAAALDALLDAAEPRTDIGRPRLPIDRVFTMSGFGTVVTGTLVDGPLRVGDEIEVVPSGRRVRVRGLQRHNRKVETVTPGNRVAANLTGVEKSELTRGDVLARPGTLRATRRVDATVRVLASAPQPLRHGVELLLHTGTSEVGCRVIMLEGDAIAAGGQGWVQLYFDRAIAAAAQDRFILRIPSPPLTLAGGRFVDVAPRKHARHDSAVRESLDRRAAGNVLQEELRKYPRGVTAAALLRATMAAEADVDGLRARRLGDWLYGDDAWRAIADRAARELEAYHQAHPLRPGIPREELRSRLGVPPASFPAVLKGLLEDGRIEERDGSIAAPSHRVVLEAEVGPASDLLKVLGRQPFAPPSLTEAMQETGASVEMVRALTQRGSVVRVSDEVAFTKDAYDQAVAMVKELIAISGSVTVAQLRDRLGASRRPVLALLEHLDAQRLTRRVGDARVLR, translated from the coding sequence GTGACCGCCGGTTGGGTCCCCTCACCCGAGCCCTCCCCCTTCCAGCGGGAGGGAGGTTATGTCGTCGGCACGGCTGGGCACATCGACCACGGCAAGTCGACGTTGATCACAGCCCTGACCGGGATCGACCCCGACCGGCTCGCCGAGGAGAAGCGGCGCGGGATGACGATCGACCTCGGCTTCGCCCACATGAGGCTGCCGAGCGGCCGCGAGGTGGGGATCGTTGACGTGCCGGGCCACGCGCGCTTCATCCACAACATGCTCGCGGGGACACACGGCCTGGACGCCGTGCTGCTGGTCGTCGCGGCCGACGAGGGCGTCATGCCGCAGACGCGCGAGCACGTCGAGATCGTCGATCTGCTCGAGGTGCGGCGCGGCCTGGTCGTGCTGTCCAAGGTCGACCTGGTGGACAGCGCCTGGCTCGATCTCGTCACGAGCGACGTGGTGGAGGCGCTGAAGGAGACGTCGCTGGCTGGAGCGCCCGTGCTCCCGGTCTCGGCGGTCAGCGGCCATGGACTCAGCGAGCTCGCCGCCGCCCTGGACGCGCTGCTCGACGCCGCCGAGCCGAGGACGGACATCGGCCGGCCGCGGCTTCCGATCGACCGCGTCTTCACGATGAGCGGCTTCGGCACGGTCGTCACCGGCACGCTCGTCGACGGCCCGCTGCGGGTTGGCGACGAGATCGAGGTGGTGCCCAGCGGCCGAAGGGTGCGGGTGCGCGGGCTGCAGAGGCATAACCGCAAGGTCGAAACCGTCACGCCGGGCAACCGGGTCGCGGCGAACCTGACCGGGGTCGAGAAGAGCGAGCTGACAAGGGGCGACGTCCTGGCCCGGCCGGGCACCCTTCGAGCGACGCGCCGTGTGGATGCGACGGTGCGCGTGCTCGCCTCGGCTCCCCAACCTCTGCGCCACGGGGTGGAGCTGCTCCTGCACACGGGCACGAGCGAAGTCGGGTGCAGGGTCATCATGCTCGAGGGCGACGCGATCGCCGCCGGTGGTCAGGGGTGGGTGCAGCTCTACTTCGACCGCGCCATCGCCGCCGCGGCGCAGGATCGTTTCATCCTGCGCATCCCCAGCCCGCCGTTGACGCTGGCGGGCGGCCGGTTCGTCGACGTCGCGCCGCGTAAGCACGCACGCCACGACAGCGCGGTGCGCGAGTCACTGGACCGTCGCGCCGCCGGCAACGTCCTGCAGGAAGAGCTGCGCAAGTACCCGCGAGGCGTCACCGCGGCCGCGCTGCTCAGGGCGACGATGGCGGCCGAAGCGGACGTCGATGGGCTCCGGGCCAGGCGGCTTGGCGACTGGCTTTACGGCGACGACGCATGGCGTGCGATCGCCGACCGCGCCGCTCGCGAGCTCGAGGCGTACCACCAGGCTCACCCGCTCCGGCCCGGCATCCCGCGCGAAGAGCTGCGCAGCCGCCTGGGGGTGCCCCCCGCGTCGTTCCCGGCCGTCCTCAAGGGCCTGCTCGAGGACGGCCGCATCGAGGAGAGGGATGGATCGATCGCGGCTCCGAGCCATCGCGTCGTGCTCGAGGCTGAGGTCGGTCCGGCCTCCGATCTGCTGAAGGTGCTGGGCCGCCAGCCATTCGCTCCGCCGTCCTTGACCGAGGCGATGCAGGAGACGGGCGCCAGCGTCGAGATGGTGCGTGCCCTCACCCAGAGGGGCAGCGTCGTGCGGGTGAGCGACGAAGTGGCTTTCACCAAAGACGCGTACGACCAGGCCGTCGCCATGGTGAAGGAGCTGATCGCGATCAGCGGGTCGGTGACCGTGGCGCAGCTCCGCGATCGCTTGGGCGCGAGCCGCCGGCCGGTGCTCGCCCTGCTCGAGCACCTCGATGCGCAGCGACTGACACGCCGCGTCGGCGACGCCCGCGTCCTGCGCTGA
- a CDS encoding methylenetetrahydrofolate reductase [NAD(P)H], with translation MRIAEMLARSRPSISFEFMAPRDETEVDILERTIAALAGHAPDWVSVTYRLRTGEKTLELVTRIKRQYHIEAMAHLTCANSVDRTRRVLNWMEKEGVANVLALRGDAQSPDQPFKAADPQLTHGSDLVAFVRGNGYRFGIGAACSAEKHPESPDLEHEFRYLKLKVESGADFLITQLFFDNRFYFDLVARARAAGITVPIVPGLMPVPSRRSLAFMTAMSGATVPPALQAEIDAQPDDDAIRLVGVRHCIAQCVELLEAGVPGLHFYTFNRARGPMAILAALRGQQLLAS, from the coding sequence ATGCGCATTGCGGAGATGCTCGCCCGCAGCCGCCCCAGCATCTCGTTTGAATTCATGGCCCCGCGCGACGAGACCGAGGTCGACATCCTGGAGCGGACGATCGCCGCGCTGGCAGGCCATGCGCCCGACTGGGTGTCCGTCACCTACCGGCTCCGCACGGGCGAGAAGACGCTCGAGCTGGTGACGCGGATCAAGCGGCAGTACCACATCGAGGCCATGGCGCACCTGACGTGCGCCAACTCCGTGGACCGGACGCGCCGGGTCCTCAACTGGATGGAGAAGGAGGGGGTCGCCAACGTGCTGGCCCTGCGCGGAGATGCGCAGAGCCCTGATCAGCCGTTCAAGGCGGCAGACCCGCAGCTGACTCACGGCAGCGACCTGGTGGCGTTCGTGCGCGGCAACGGCTATCGGTTCGGCATCGGCGCCGCCTGCAGCGCGGAGAAGCATCCCGAGAGCCCGGATCTCGAGCACGAGTTTCGCTATCTCAAGCTCAAAGTGGAGTCCGGGGCGGACTTTCTGATCACTCAGCTCTTCTTCGACAACCGTTTCTACTTCGACCTGGTGGCGCGGGCCCGCGCCGCCGGCATCACGGTGCCGATCGTCCCGGGCCTCATGCCCGTTCCCAGCCGCCGTTCGCTGGCGTTCATGACCGCCATGTCCGGCGCCACGGTGCCGCCAGCGCTCCAGGCTGAGATCGATGCGCAGCCCGATGACGACGCGATCCGCCTGGTCGGAGTGCGCCACTGCATCGCCCAGTGCGTGGAACTGCTCGAGGCGGGCGTCCCCGGCCTGCACTTCTACACCTTCAACCGCGCCCGCGGGCCGATGGCGATCCTGGCCGCGCTCCGAGGCCAGCAGCTGCTCGCCTCGTGA
- a CDS encoding ROK family protein, with protein sequence MLAGIDLGGTQVRVALARSDGNLVASVKTKTPLLGTPQAMVDWAAAEIDRHRGHQKVRSIAIGAPGPIDIKRGVLVNPPNLPGWRNVPLAAMLGRATGAKVHVANDADMAGLGEFHRGAGRGTRNMVYITWSTGVGGGLIIDGRLHRGAHGTAGEVGHMIIDPNGPLDQCGQRGCLEVFCGGANLARETGHPAAELFAEAARGDESARMVVERSARYMGMALISLTNAIDPEMFVMGGGVTRSWALVEPTMMATLRSSPFIKPARRPRLRRARLGDRAGQVGAVEWARINQ encoded by the coding sequence ATGCTGGCCGGTATCGACCTCGGCGGGACCCAGGTGCGCGTCGCGCTCGCCCGCTCCGATGGCAACCTCGTCGCCAGCGTCAAGACCAAGACTCCGCTGCTGGGGACGCCGCAGGCGATGGTCGATTGGGCGGCCGCGGAGATCGACCGGCATCGGGGCCACCAGAAGGTGCGCAGCATCGCCATCGGCGCACCCGGTCCGATCGATATCAAGCGCGGCGTGCTCGTCAACCCGCCCAACCTGCCCGGCTGGCGCAACGTCCCGCTCGCCGCGATGCTCGGGCGCGCGACCGGCGCCAAGGTCCACGTCGCCAACGACGCCGACATGGCCGGCCTCGGCGAGTTCCATCGCGGGGCCGGCCGCGGCACTCGCAACATGGTGTACATCACCTGGTCGACCGGGGTGGGCGGAGGGCTGATCATCGACGGGAGGCTGCACCGCGGGGCGCACGGCACCGCCGGAGAGGTCGGGCACATGATCATCGACCCCAACGGCCCGCTCGACCAATGCGGCCAGCGCGGGTGCCTCGAGGTGTTCTGCGGCGGCGCCAACCTGGCGCGCGAGACGGGCCATCCGGCGGCCGAGCTCTTCGCCGAGGCGGCACGCGGCGACGAGTCGGCCCGGATGGTGGTCGAGCGTTCCGCGCGCTACATGGGGATGGCCCTGATCAGCCTCACGAACGCGATCGATCCGGAGATGTTCGTGATGGGCGGGGGCGTGACGCGCTCGTGGGCGCTCGTCGAGCCGACGATGATGGCGACGCTCCGCTCTTCGCCTTTCATCAAGCCCGCCCGCCGGCCCCGCCTGCGCCGCGCCCGACTGGGCGACCGCGCCGGCCAGGTTGGAGCCGTGGAATGGGCGCGTATCAACCAGTAG
- a CDS encoding HD domain-containing protein, translating into MGAYQPVGPGATGARVLDDAELLRLLRRAATELGSRAWVVGGYVRDLLLDRPHPNPDVVVEEGAALTLASRFAELAGAAPPVTFERYGTAQVTLPGHLVEFVSARAESYPPDSRKPEVRPATLEEDLRRRDFTVNTLLMDLDGEIHDPLGGRADLAAGILRTPADPLRTFADDPLRMLRAIRFAAELGFEFAPDLVPAMRRMRGRLAPPVLSVERTAEELRRMLLSERPRLALELLDAGGLLEVVLPELAACKGVQQGGYHTHDVYGHTLLTVAKTRADLPLRLAALFHDVGKPSTATPDGAFTGHEEVGAGLARAALERLRFSQKDIDAVVVLVRLHLRPVYYRSEWSDGAVRRLARDAGSELDRLLALARADVAASAYPEPEKLAELEARIEAVIAEQPSRLMTQIPGEDIMRSRGIGPGPEVGRIKRRLEELVIDGEIAPTREAALAYLESHPDL; encoded by the coding sequence ATGGGCGCGTATCAACCAGTAGGGCCGGGCGCGACCGGGGCGCGGGTCCTGGACGACGCGGAGCTTCTCCGGCTCCTCAGGCGGGCCGCCACCGAGCTGGGGTCGCGCGCCTGGGTGGTTGGGGGTTACGTCCGCGATCTCCTCCTGGACCGTCCCCATCCGAATCCGGACGTGGTCGTGGAAGAGGGGGCGGCCCTCACGCTGGCGTCGCGCTTTGCCGAGCTGGCGGGCGCGGCGCCGCCGGTCACCTTCGAACGCTACGGCACCGCCCAGGTCACTCTGCCGGGACACCTCGTGGAGTTCGTGTCGGCGCGCGCCGAGTCGTACCCTCCCGATTCGCGTAAGCCGGAGGTGCGGCCGGCCACGCTGGAGGAAGACCTGCGCCGGCGGGACTTCACGGTCAACACGCTGTTGATGGACCTCGACGGGGAGATCCACGATCCATTGGGTGGGCGGGCCGACCTCGCGGCCGGCATCCTGCGGACGCCCGCCGATCCGCTGCGCACCTTTGCCGACGATCCCCTGCGAATGCTGCGGGCGATCCGCTTCGCCGCCGAGCTCGGCTTCGAGTTCGCGCCGGACCTCGTCCCCGCCATGCGGCGGATGCGAGGAAGGCTCGCGCCACCCGTCCTCTCGGTCGAGCGCACGGCGGAGGAGCTGCGCCGCATGCTGCTCTCCGAGCGGCCGCGGCTGGCGCTCGAGCTGCTCGATGCCGGCGGACTCCTGGAGGTCGTCCTGCCGGAGCTGGCGGCCTGCAAGGGCGTCCAGCAGGGCGGCTATCACACCCACGACGTCTACGGACACACCCTGCTCACCGTCGCGAAGACACGAGCGGACCTCCCGCTGCGCCTGGCGGCGCTCTTCCACGACGTCGGCAAACCGTCCACGGCCACCCCGGACGGCGCCTTCACCGGCCATGAGGAGGTGGGCGCCGGCCTCGCGAGAGCCGCCCTCGAGCGGCTTCGCTTCTCGCAGAAGGACATCGATGCGGTCGTGGTTCTCGTGCGCTTGCATCTGCGTCCGGTGTACTACCGGTCCGAGTGGTCGGACGGCGCCGTCCGCCGCCTGGCGCGCGACGCCGGCTCGGAGCTCGACCGGCTGCTGGCGCTGGCCCGCGCGGATGTCGCCGCCTCCGCCTATCCCGAGCCTGAAAAGCTCGCCGAGCTGGAGGCACGCATCGAGGCCGTGATCGCCGAGCAACCCTCGCGCTTGATGACGCAGATCCCAGGCGAGGACATCATGCGATCTCGCGGCATCGGTCCCGGCCCGGAGGTCGGCCGCATCAAGCGGAGGCTGGAGGAGCTCGTGATCGATGGCGAGATCGCTCCCACACGGGAGGCGGCCCTCGCCTACCTCGAATCGCATCCCGACCTCTGA
- a CDS encoding polymer-forming cytoskeletal protein — protein MARSLPHGRRPSPTSNRIPTSDGGRTRRPRTVCSRYAADRWGTQREAGRKGGATLAEMGVEKVEAPTRNGGPEPHGLEPKATVLARDDVLAGKLQLKGGGQVLGNFSGQIECDGDLLIGSEAHVEADIRSAKVTIAGFVRGNVIAVSRLKIMSTGRLEGDATVGALVVQEGGVHHGVIRVHPEGVPESEQHPVPDAPARPGVAALKGLPNSVGRVRKFWGEFF, from the coding sequence ATGGCGAGATCGCTCCCACACGGGAGGCGGCCCTCGCCTACCTCGAATCGCATCCCGACCTCTGACGGGGGGCGAACGCGGCGCCCTCGGACCGTCTGCAGCCGCTATGCTGCCGATAGGTGGGGTACCCAGCGCGAAGCTGGCAGAAAGGGAGGGGCGACATTGGCGGAGATGGGCGTCGAGAAGGTCGAAGCACCGACGAGGAATGGCGGCCCGGAGCCTCATGGCCTGGAGCCGAAAGCGACTGTCCTGGCGCGGGACGACGTGCTCGCCGGCAAGCTGCAGCTCAAGGGCGGCGGCCAGGTCCTGGGCAATTTCAGCGGCCAGATCGAATGCGACGGCGACCTGCTGATCGGCTCGGAGGCGCATGTCGAGGCCGACATCCGCAGCGCGAAGGTCACGATCGCGGGGTTCGTCCGCGGCAACGTGATCGCGGTCAGCCGGCTGAAGATCATGAGCACAGGGCGTCTCGAGGGGGATGCGACGGTGGGTGCCCTGGTCGTGCAGGAAGGCGGCGTGCACCATGGCGTGATCCGCGTCCATCCCGAAGGCGTGCCGGAATCGGAGCAACACCCCGTCCCCGACGCTCCGGCGCGGCCGGGGGTCGCCGCCTTGAAGGGCTTGCCCAACTCGGTGGGCCGGGTCAGGAAATTCTGGGGTGAGTTCTTCTAG
- the glpX gene encoding class II fructose-bisphosphatase, translating into MIEPKINRNLALELLRVTEAGALAAAPLQGRGDGIAADGRAVEAMRSALAAVDMRGTVVIGEGEKDKAPMLYFGEQIGNGLEPEVDVAVDPIEGTSLTASGLPGAISVVALAERGSMFTTHVHYMQKLVVGRRARGVIDLEMPVEWNLRRIAKAEGLPVQELSVVVLDRDRNKEIVAQIRDVGARIKLITAGDVAGALEAALETRFGIHCMMGSGGATEGVLAACAIKTIGGDMQAKLYFRNDTEQAMAVEEGHKPNQVLSLDDLCSGSDIFFAATGITSGELLKGVRYEDVYAYTQSMVFRSASGTMRIVDAYHPIDKLRAKGLLPEQVAVR; encoded by the coding sequence TTGATCGAACCCAAGATCAACCGCAACCTGGCCCTGGAGCTGTTGCGGGTGACCGAGGCGGGAGCGCTCGCGGCGGCCCCCCTCCAGGGCAGAGGCGACGGGATCGCGGCCGACGGCCGTGCGGTCGAGGCGATGAGGAGCGCGCTGGCGGCGGTGGACATGAGGGGTACCGTCGTCATCGGCGAAGGCGAGAAGGACAAAGCGCCGATGCTCTACTTCGGCGAGCAGATCGGCAACGGCCTCGAGCCCGAGGTCGACGTGGCGGTCGACCCCATCGAGGGCACCAGCCTCACCGCGTCCGGCCTGCCGGGAGCCATATCCGTGGTCGCGCTGGCCGAACGCGGGTCGATGTTCACGACCCACGTCCACTACATGCAGAAGCTGGTGGTGGGCCGGCGCGCGCGCGGCGTCATCGACCTCGAGATGCCGGTCGAGTGGAATCTCCGGCGCATCGCCAAGGCGGAGGGCCTGCCAGTGCAGGAGCTGAGCGTGGTCGTGCTCGACCGCGACCGCAACAAGGAGATCGTCGCGCAGATTCGCGACGTCGGGGCGCGAATCAAGCTCATCACCGCCGGCGATGTGGCCGGAGCGCTGGAGGCCGCCCTGGAGACCAGGTTCGGCATCCACTGCATGATGGGATCCGGCGGTGCGACTGAAGGCGTGCTGGCGGCGTGCGCGATCAAGACCATCGGCGGCGACATGCAGGCCAAGCTTTATTTCCGCAATGACACAGAACAGGCGATGGCCGTCGAAGAAGGGCACAAGCCCAACCAGGTGCTGTCCCTGGACGACCTCTGCTCCGGCAGCGACATCTTCTTCGCCGCCACCGGGATCACATCGGGCGAGCTGTTGAAGGGCGTGCGCTACGAAGACGTGTACGCCTACACGCAGTCCATGGTTTTTCGTTCGGCGTCCGGCACGATGCGCATTGTCGACGCCTACCACCCGATCGACAAGTTGCGGGCCAAGGGCCTGCTGCCCGAGCAGGTCGCGGTCCGCTGA